The Neomonachus schauinslandi chromosome 14, ASM220157v2, whole genome shotgun sequence genomic interval caaggaggggggtgggaagaggagggagaaccCGGGAGCCAGAGAGGAAAGGCCGAGCTGCCCTCCCTCCAGCATCCGGGCTAGGCTCCCCGTTACCTGGATGCTCTGGAGCTTGGTGAGGGGCGCCCCAAAGGCCCTGCGATTCTCAGCGTAGTTCACAGCACAATCGAGGGCGGCCTGGGCAatgcccagggcctgggaggcgATGCCAATGCGCCCCATGTCCAGGGTTTGCTGTGGGGAAGGCCCCGGTCAGTGGCTGGCCAGCTGGGCCCCAGGGCCCCCGGCCCCACCGCCAGGCTCACCATGGCTATCTTGAAGCCCATCCCCGGCTCCCCCAGCAGGCTGTCCTTGGGGATACGACAGTCCTCAAAGATGAGGTTGGCCGTGGATGAAGCCCGGATGCCCAGCttgtcttccttcttccccagcGTGAGCCCAGGCGTCGGCATGGGAACCAGGAAGGCACTGATGCCCTGCAAGGCCCAGACACAGGCAGAGATGTTCTCAGAGACTGGCCCGGCCACACCCCTTACTCAAGGGCACCAGAGCAAACCGGCCCCTTCCCGCCACCTCCCTCAGACCTCAGCCGGGGCGCCTTCTGCTGGCTGCTTAGGGGAACGTGCAGACTCGGGCCTCAGGCCACCAGCAGGCCAGGGAAGCAAAGGGGCCCCCCCAAGGGGTGTGAGAGCAGGGACAGCTCCACTGAGCCACAGGGAATTCGCATCGAGAAGCTACGAAACATCTGCGGCCCAGAGGtctccccaaccctctccccGGGGTCCCCACCTTGTTCTGCAAGGATCTGTCTGTGCTGGCGAAGACGACGGCGGCGGAGGCCTCCCAGGAATTGGTGATCCAGGCCTTGGTGCCATTTAGGACCCATGAGTCCCCCTCTGCTCGGGCAGTGGTGGAGGCGGCTCCCGCGTCGCTGCCATTCCCTGCCCCCGACACAGATTCAGAAGCCACTGTTGCCGCCAGTGAGCAGGGGacccagcctggcccccagctCCAGCACAAGAAATCAGGGTTTGGCTCCCAAGAGGAAGCTCCCAGGCCACACCAGCAACCAGAGAGCTCTCAGAGACTAGTCCAAGagggcctggggggcgggggggcagagtgGGGCATCTTCACGCCCAAGGGACCCCAGAGCCAGGCGGCCAGAGCTCAGCCCCCACTGCCCACACCGAAGGCCTGTGCCCTTGTGTCTCATGGCCCcgctcctgcctctgccccagcgGCAACCCAGCCCCAACCCGAGTCTGTCACTCTGATTCTGCACAAGGCACGGGGGCCAACCACGGTCCCACCGTGGTACCTGGTTCACTGAGCGCAAAGCAGCCAATTCTGTCGCCACCGGTAAAAGGGGTGATCCACTGTTGCTTCTGCTCCTTGGAGCCGAACTTCAGGATAGGCCCCAAGTAGAGGGActgtgggggtgggcagaaggggtgggtgggtggccagAGGGGGCCTGTGGACCCCACTCCAAGACCCGACCTGAAAGAACCAAGCCCAGAGGAGGTCGGGGGCTGGGTGCCAAAGCCCGGCCATGCCCAGGACACCAGGACACGTGGCCAGAGTGCCCACCTGCCCACGGGAGCCTCCCTTCCACCTGTGTGTCCCAGGAGTGGGGACTCACGTTGTTGACACTCATGATGACTCCTGTCGAGGCACAGCCCCGGCTGATCTCCTCCATGGCAATGGCGTAGGCCAGGTAATCGAGGCCGGCGCCGCTGAACTCCTCAGGCACATCCATGGCCAGAAGCCCAAGTTTGCCCATCTTCTTCACCTGGCCGCAAAGGGAGGATGTCATGGCAAGGGCAGCTGGGGGCCCGTGCCCACCCCTCCCAACTCCAAACCCTCCTGCTCCTGAGCCAGTGCCTGCGGAAACTCAGGCCACGTGgtcccatccacccaccccctgaTCCCCGAGGCCAGACGCTGAAGACCcaacctcagctcaggtctgccTGACAGCACCGTGCATCCAAGCTGTTCTGCCCCCCACACTCCACACTGGCTCACCTCTGTGTCCGCAGCCACAGCCAGCAAGCGGGCAGAAGGCACAGGAAACCTTCAGGGGCCCCCAGGGTAAGGAGCAGGACAGCACAATGCCATACAGACCTTCTCTCAGCTCTACACACATACCCCTGTCtccccaccacagggcctttgcacgtgctgtttCCGGTCAGTAATGCCCTTTATCAACTAGTTGTTGTGGTCTCCTTCCCTCCAGATCTCAGCTCAAGCCTCACTTCTTGCAGCTCTCCCAGAACCTGTGCCCCTCCAATGCGGGGCTTATGCAGCTGGAAGTTCACACCTATTACTCTGCTGGTTTGGGTTAAGATCCttctccctggggcgcctgggtggctcagctgttaagtgtctgccttcggctcgggtcatggtcccagggtcctgggattgagccccgcattgggctccctgctccacgggaagcctgcttctccctctcccactccccctgcttgttttccctctctcgctgtgtctctctctgtcaaataaataaataaaatctttaaaaaaaaaaaaatccttctcccTGACCATGAGGGCCAAGACTGGTTTTTGCTCACTGCGATATTTGCAGTGCCcacgaatgagtgaatgaatgctaAGAGCTTGGAGTTTCTGATTTGGAACAACAATAACAGTAACCGTCAACCAGCAAGTGCCTACTGTGAGCCAAACTCCGCATCTGAGTCTCTCCAGACCTCAGACACATGGAGCAACCTGCTCGGGGCCAGAGCTCATGAATAATGCGGCCGGACCGCACCCCGGTGACTCCAGGGTCACAACCAGCTCAGCACAGCGCCCAGCTCCGCCCCTCTGACCTGGGACAGGTGAGCCTGCATTCTGGGGGACCGACACGGACCACACAGAACCTACTGAGCTTCGAAAGGAAGCAACTAAAACCAAGTGCCCGTGGAGAGCAGCAGGGGGCACGAGGAGAAGGGCAGCGCTGCTTTCCAAGAGCCCCTCGGTGTCATTTGATTCCTGGAACCACGTTCTTACACTATTTGGacttaaaaaagcaaacataagaattttcacaatattttctcatttttctataatTAATATTACTTCCATGATTGTAAGTGCTGCACCTCCTCCGCAAATAGCACCTGCGTCATGGGACTGTTGAAGGACTGAGAAAATGCATATCAAGTGCGGAGCCCGGCGCCTGGCGCAAGTGGGACGATGGGTGAATGCACTTCCCATCACGAAGTGGGCTGACAAGTGGTCACCTGGACGAGGGTGAGCGGGATGAGGAGCACTCCCATCATGATTTACACGCCCCTCTGTGGAATTCTTACCAGACTCTGCCCTGAACTGTTCCCATAGGAAACCCTCCTACAAGCCTCCACGCTTGGGGTGGCCTTACTCCCCCCTCAGTGTCTCCCAAAAacacc includes:
- the ACADS gene encoding short-chain specific acyl-CoA dehydrogenase, mitochondrial encodes the protein MAATLLARACGPSRGALHPRAWRRLHTIYQSVELPETHQMLRQTCREFAEKELVPIAAQMDKEHRFPGAQVKKMGKLGLLAMDVPEEFSGAGLDYLAYAIAMEEISRGCASTGVIMSVNNSLYLGPILKFGSKEQKQQWITPFTGGDRIGCFALSEPGNGSDAGAASTTARAEGDSWVLNGTKAWITNSWEASAAVVFASTDRSLQNKGISAFLVPMPTPGLTLGKKEDKLGIRASSTANLIFEDCRIPKDSLLGEPGMGFKIAMQTLDMGRIGIASQALGIAQAALDCAVNYAENRRAFGAPLTKLQSIQFKLADMALALESARLLTWRAAMLKDNKKPFTKEAAMAKLAASEAATAITHQAIQILGGMGYVTEMPAERHYRDARITEIYEGTSEIQRLVIAGHLLKSYQS